A DNA window from Salvelinus sp. IW2-2015 linkage group LG4q.1:29, ASM291031v2, whole genome shotgun sequence contains the following coding sequences:
- the alkbh3 gene encoding alpha-ketoglutarate-dependent dioxygenase alkB homolog 3, whose translation MSDKRQRARVQGSWAKPLPKQPRPTGAIPNSSTVVIPSANPPPAGWGVGQRMFEYQQPAKPVRDVPTEKVIEMGGDYEISHCPSGVSRLRLIHGFLPPEEADWAFSKLLAELPWSQKTNYRQGEAYEEPRLTCWYGELPYTYAHSTLEANAQWHPLLVTLRCAVEKASGHRFNSLMCNLYRNCKDSIGWHSDDEVALGTRPTIASLSLGDIRVFSLRKQPAPEEDGDYTYVERLRIPLTHGTLLMMEGATQDDWQHSVAKEYHDRGPRINLTFRTMYPEPEGPRPRAGLPPQH comes from the exons ATGTCGGATAAACGTCAGCGTGCAAGGGTCCAGGGCTCTTGGGCCAAACCACTGCCCAAACAACCACGWCCAACAG GAGCAATTCCCAATTCCAGCACTGTCGTGATACCAAGTGCCAATCCACCACCTGCAGGTTGGGGAGTGGGACAGCGGATGTTTGAGTATCAACAGCCTgctaag CCAGTCAGAGATGTCCCTACGGAGAAGGTGATAGA AATGGGGGGTGATTATGAGATCAGCCATTGTCCATCAGGAGTGTCAAG actGAGGCTGATCCATGGGTTCCTACCACCAGAGGAGGCTGACTGGGCCTTCAGTAAACTGCTAGCAGAGCTGCCTTGGTCTCAAAAGACTAACTACAGACAGG GTGAGGCCTATGAGGAGCCCAGGTTAACCTGCTGGTATGGAGAACTGCCATACACATACGCCCACTCTACTCTGGAGGCCAACGCACAG tGGCACCCGCTGCTGGTCACCCTGCGCTGCGCCGTAGAGAAGGCGAGTGGCCACCGTTTCAACTCGCTGATGTGTAACCTGTATAGGAACTGCAAAGACAGCATCGGCTGGCACAGTGACGATGAGGTCGCGCTGGGCACCCGGCCCACCATCGCCTCCCTCAGCCTGGGAGACATAAGGGTGTTCAGCCTCCGCAAGCAGCCTGCACCG GAGGAGGACGGGGACTACACGTATGTGGAGAGGCTGCGGATCCCTCTAACTCACGGCACTCTCCTGATGATGGAAGGAGCCACTCAGGATGACTGGCAG CATTCAGTGGCCAAAGAGTACCACGACCGAGGGCCTCGTATCAACCTGACCTTCCGCACCATGTACCCAGAGCCTGAGGGACCGAGACCAAGGGCCGGACTACCACCCCAACACTAA